Sequence from the Amycolatopsis sp. NBC_00345 genome:
CCGGAGAAGGCGATCCCGACGCGTTCGCCGACAGGGAGGGAAGTGAGCATCTTGGACACGCGAATAATTATGCACGCTGATGCATCGTCGTGCAATTCGGGGGTCGATCTGCCGGTCGGCGCGCGGGCCGGGAAGGCGATGGCGGTGCGTCGCGCGGGTGGTGTTTCCGGGGGTCTACCAGGCGGAAGACCCGGCCGCGCTGGTGACTTCCGCGGCCGGGCCGGACGCCGGGAGCAGCCATTCGGTGAGCACGCGGGCCGCGGCGGTGGTGAGGGCGGTGCCGGCGCCGGCCGCGGCGTCACGCAGGGGCTGGGGGTGCAGGCCGAGCGCGGTGAGGGCCTGGGCGTGGCCGATCAGCCACCGTTCCAGGGCACGCGGGTCGGCTTCGAGGTGGAACTGCAGGCCGAGGACGTGTGAGCCGACGGCGAACGCCTGGTTCGGACACGCCGGCGTCGAGGCGAGCCGGACCGCGCCCGCCGGGATGTCGAACCGCTCTTGGTGCCAGTGCAGCACGGGGACGTCCGCGAGGTGCCGCAACGGCGAGCGGAGCCCTTCGTCGGTGAGGGTCAACGGCGTGTAGCCGATTTCGCTGTGCCCGGCGGCTTTGACCCCGGCGCCCAGCGCGCGGGCGAGCAGTTGCGCGCCGAGGCAGATGCCCAGCGTGCGCCCGCCGCGGCGGACCCGCTCCCGGATGGCGTCGACCTCGGCGGTGAGGAACGGGTAGCGCCCGGCGTCGGCGGCTCCGATCGGGCCGCCGAGCACGACGAGCAGGTCGGCTTCCACGGCGGTCTCGGCGCTGATCTCGTGGACGCCGGCGTCGAGGTACAGCACGTCGTACCCGAGGCGGTTCAGCACCGGCTCGATCAGGCCGAGGTCCTCGAAGGCGACGTGGCGGACGGCCAGTGCGGTCTGGGTCATCGTGGTCCTTCCGAACGGCGCGGCGGGGGTGGGGCGGGGTCAGGTCCGCAGGTGGGACGCCCCGTTGAGGTCGAGGATCGCGCCGGAGGCCCAGGCGGCCGGCGCCGAAGCCAAGTACAGCACGGCGTCGGCGACCTCCTCGGGGGTGCCGACCCGCCCGAACGGGCTCTGTTCCCGCAGGGCCGCGCCGTTTTC
This genomic interval carries:
- a CDS encoding glutamine amidotransferase, whose amino-acid sequence is MTQTALAVRHVAFEDLGLIEPVLNRLGYDVLYLDAGVHEISAETAVEADLLVVLGGPIGAADAGRYPFLTAEVDAIRERVRRGGRTLGICLGAQLLARALGAGVKAAGHSEIGYTPLTLTDEGLRSPLRHLADVPVLHWHQERFDIPAGAVRLASTPACPNQAFAVGSHVLGLQFHLEADPRALERWLIGHAQALTALGLHPQPLRDAAAGAGTALTTAAARVLTEWLLPASGPAAEVTSAAGSSAW